From the genome of Erythrobacter litoralis, one region includes:
- a CDS encoding AMP-binding protein has product MTRTEAYLQYHDRSLAEPEAFWAEQAGRLEWHRRWDSVLDREARPIPRWFAGGQINACHNCVDRHVEAGHGGEAALLYESPVTGVSSVVTYAELQDRVARLGGAMRAMGVEKGDRVLVYMPNSPQAVIAMLACARIGAVHSVVFGGFAARELASRIDDAAPRVVLAASCGIEGTKVLPYQPILREALDIAAHRPDACVFWQRDQHRADLGPGEHDWDEVIAAAEPAECVPVAATDPLYILYTSGTTGAPKGIVRDTGGHLVTLLWSMAGIYDCPPGEAFWAASDVGWVVGHSYICYAPLLNRNPSVVFEGKPVGTPDAGTFWRIIVKHRVRSFFTAPTAMRAIKQVDPQGEFARDADISSLRHVYLAGERTDPATLEWTSDLLGVPVIDHWWQTETGSAITANPAGIELMPIKPGSSTLPMPGWDLACLDEAGDPVPAGETGAIVARLPLPPGFTPGLWGAPERFREAYFERFPGCYLTGDSGFVDEDGYLHVMARIDDVINVAGHRLSSSAMEEVLVAHPAVAECAVIGMADELKGQVPVGFVVLKSGSDMPEDALAAELIAAVRAAIGPVAAFKRVHVLSRLPKTRSGKILRKTIREIADGEEPKVPPTIEDAAVLGEIEEIFA; this is encoded by the coding sequence ATGACCCGGACCGAGGCCTATTTGCAGTATCACGACCGTTCGCTGGCCGAACCGGAGGCGTTCTGGGCCGAGCAGGCTGGGCGGCTCGAATGGCATCGGCGCTGGGACAGCGTGCTCGATCGCGAAGCGCGCCCGATCCCGCGCTGGTTCGCCGGTGGCCAGATCAATGCCTGTCACAATTGCGTCGATCGGCATGTCGAGGCGGGGCATGGGGGCGAAGCGGCGCTGCTTTATGAAAGCCCTGTCACCGGCGTTTCTTCGGTCGTCACCTACGCCGAATTGCAGGACCGGGTCGCCCGGCTCGGCGGAGCGATGCGGGCGATGGGGGTCGAAAAGGGCGACCGGGTGCTCGTCTACATGCCCAATTCGCCGCAGGCGGTGATCGCGATGCTCGCCTGCGCACGGATCGGCGCGGTCCATTCGGTCGTCTTCGGCGGCTTCGCGGCGCGCGAACTGGCAAGCCGGATCGACGATGCCGCGCCCAGGGTGGTGCTCGCGGCGAGCTGCGGGATCGAGGGTACGAAGGTGCTGCCCTACCAGCCGATCCTGCGCGAGGCGCTGGACATCGCCGCGCATCGCCCCGACGCCTGCGTGTTCTGGCAGCGCGATCAGCACCGCGCGGATCTCGGGCCGGGGGAGCACGACTGGGACGAAGTGATAGCGGCGGCCGAGCCGGCTGAATGCGTCCCTGTCGCTGCGACCGATCCGCTCTATATCCTCTACACCTCGGGCACGACCGGCGCGCCCAAGGGCATCGTGCGCGACACCGGCGGGCATCTCGTCACCCTGCTGTGGAGCATGGCCGGCATCTACGACTGTCCGCCGGGCGAGGCGTTCTGGGCGGCGAGCGATGTCGGCTGGGTCGTGGGACACAGCTACATCTGTTACGCGCCGCTCCTCAATCGCAACCCCAGCGTCGTGTTCGAGGGCAAGCCTGTCGGCACGCCCGATGCAGGGACATTCTGGCGCATCATCGTAAAGCACCGCGTGCGCAGCTTCTTCACCGCGCCGACCGCGATGCGCGCGATTAAGCAGGTCGACCCGCAGGGCGAATTCGCTCGGGATGCGGACATTTCCAGCCTCCGGCACGTCTATCTAGCGGGCGAGCGGACCGATCCGGCGACGCTCGAATGGACGAGCGATCTGCTCGGCGTGCCGGTGATCGACCATTGGTGGCAGACCGAGACGGGGAGCGCGATCACCGCCAATCCGGCGGGTATCGAGCTCATGCCGATCAAGCCCGGCTCATCGACGCTTCCGATGCCCGGCTGGGACCTTGCCTGTCTCGACGAGGCGGGCGATCCGGTCCCGGCGGGGGAGACCGGCGCGATCGTCGCGCGCCTGCCGCTGCCGCCCGGCTTCACCCCCGGCCTGTGGGGTGCGCCCGAACGTTTTCGCGAGGCCTATTTCGAGCGTTTCCCCGGCTGTTACCTGACCGGCGACAGCGGCTTCGTGGACGAGGACGGATACCTCCACGTCATGGCCCGGATCGACGACGTCATCAACGTCGCGGGCCACCGCCTGTCCTCCTCGGCGATGGAGGAAGTGCTGGTCGCCCACCCGGCGGTCGCCGAATGCGCGGTGATCGGCATGGCGGATGAATTGAAGGGGCAGGTCCCGGTCGGCTTCGTCGTGCTCAAGTCGGGCTCGGACATGCCCGAGGACGCGCTCGCCGCCGAGCTGATCGCCGCCGTGCGCGCTGCCATCGGCCCGGTCGCGGCGTTCAAGCGCGTCCACGTCCTCTCGCGCTTGCCCAAGACGCGTTCGGGCAAGATACTGCGCAAGACCATCCGCGAAATCGCCGATGGCGAGGAACCCAAGGTGCCGCCGACGATCGAGGATGCGGCCGTGCTTGGCGAGATCGAGGAAATCTTCGCATGA
- a CDS encoding class I SAM-dependent methyltransferase, whose protein sequence is MNRGSIGVTPRPTTLADESYLEFITSFRRLAIQQMFPKVAEHGETRLAQAMENGAVKAEGGNVPLTEIQRIFAENPVTPTFQRFVRTQQEMMWRRTRESFFRDAGGLMAWMDRAAAEHPERLHIDPEFVPPEYTRREIHCQPGGYTDDPLGGVVYHYGTKVFYEGFNDQDELHRELAERATPPADGKVARALDIGCSIGQATTLLKDLYPDAEIWGLDVGEPLVRYAHARAVDHGKEVHFKQALAEDNGFADASFDMVLSYILFHEVPVQKMREIIAETYRVLRPGGTFTIYEFPSNDKGQVSASTRFLVDYDSRNNCEPYSPDFVAADFRGIIEEAGFEVADGPALSNTFLQSLVATKPA, encoded by the coding sequence ATGAATCGCGGATCGATCGGGGTCACCCCCCGCCCCACCACGCTCGCAGATGAGAGCTATCTCGAATTCATCACCTCCTTCCGCCGGCTGGCGATCCAGCAGATGTTCCCCAAGGTCGCCGAACACGGCGAGACCCGGCTCGCGCAGGCCATGGAAAACGGCGCGGTCAAGGCCGAGGGGGGCAATGTGCCGCTGACCGAAATCCAGCGCATCTTCGCGGAGAACCCGGTCACGCCGACCTTCCAGCGCTTCGTGCGCACCCAGCAGGAAATGATGTGGCGCCGCACGCGCGAAAGCTTCTTTCGCGATGCGGGCGGTCTGATGGCGTGGATGGACCGGGCCGCGGCCGAGCATCCCGAACGGCTCCATATCGATCCCGAATTCGTGCCGCCGGAATACACCCGCCGCGAGATCCACTGCCAGCCGGGCGGCTATACCGACGACCCGCTGGGCGGCGTGGTCTATCACTACGGGACCAAGGTCTTCTACGAAGGCTTCAACGACCAGGACGAACTCCACCGCGAACTGGCCGAGCGCGCAACGCCGCCTGCTGACGGAAAGGTCGCGCGCGCGCTCGATATCGGCTGTTCGATCGGGCAGGCGACGACGCTGCTAAAGGACCTGTATCCCGATGCCGAAATCTGGGGCCTCGATGTCGGCGAACCGTTGGTGCGCTATGCCCATGCGCGCGCGGTCGATCACGGCAAGGAGGTGCATTTCAAACAGGCGCTGGCCGAGGATAACGGCTTTGCCGATGCGTCCTTCGACATGGTGCTGAGCTACATCCTCTTTCACGAGGTGCCGGTTCAGAAGATGCGCGAAATCATCGCCGAGACCTACCGCGTGCTGCGCCCGGGCGGGACGTTCACGATCTACGAATTCCCGAGCAACGACAAGGGCCAGGTCAGCGCCTCGACCCGCTTCCTCGTCGACTATGACAGCCGCAACAATTGCGAGCCCTATTCGCCCGATTTCGTCGCCGCCGATTTCCGCGGGATCATCGAGGAAGCGGGCTTCGAGGTCGCCGACGGGCCTGCGCTCAGCAACACCTTCCTGCAATCGCTGGTTGCGACCAAGCCTGCCTAG
- a CDS encoding FAD-dependent monooxygenase, with the protein MAIIGGGVGGLTAGIALRGAGYDPVIYERAAEFGEVGAGISLSPNAVKGLESLGFTDFLARNANEPMDQFLFHWESGEELLRYDRRDTRATYGAAYYQMHRADLLAGLVDAFGTERCVMGAALTGLEQGGATARIAFADGNEVEADIVIAADGLRSAVREMLFDPGQPRFSGHVAWRALVPGDRLSPRASEASSINHIGPGQNLVTYPVRGRSLVNVVALTRAEGWTEESWNARAAPAELAALFGGWADYVGEVIAAIPGDALYRWGLFVREPLVSWVKGRIALLGDAAHPMLPYMGQGASSTIEDAVVLGRCFAAAADPLEALRLYETARIERACFLQAESNVGGDRLQALDPYALRDNPPKNEDALGIFSYDPARVELA; encoded by the coding sequence GTGGCGATCATCGGCGGCGGGGTGGGCGGGCTGACCGCGGGAATCGCGCTGCGCGGGGCGGGATACGATCCCGTCATCTACGAACGTGCAGCCGAATTCGGCGAGGTCGGGGCGGGTATCTCGCTCAGCCCCAACGCGGTGAAGGGGCTCGAATCGCTGGGGTTCACGGACTTTCTTGCCCGCAATGCCAACGAACCGATGGACCAGTTCCTGTTCCACTGGGAAAGCGGCGAGGAATTGCTCCGCTACGACCGGCGGGACACGCGCGCGACATATGGCGCGGCCTATTACCAGATGCATCGCGCAGATCTTCTCGCGGGGCTGGTGGACGCCTTCGGGACCGAGCGCTGCGTCATGGGCGCCGCGCTGACGGGGCTGGAGCAGGGCGGTGCGACGGCGCGCATCGCCTTTGCCGACGGGAACGAGGTCGAGGCCGACATCGTGATCGCCGCCGACGGTCTTCGCTCGGCCGTGCGCGAAATGCTTTTCGACCCCGGCCAGCCGCGCTTCAGCGGCCATGTCGCGTGGCGCGCGCTCGTTCCGGGCGACCGGCTCTCGCCCCGCGCGAGCGAAGCTTCGAGCATCAACCATATCGGGCCGGGACAGAACCTCGTCACCTATCCGGTGCGCGGCCGCAGCCTTGTCAACGTCGTCGCCCTGACGCGGGCCGAGGGCTGGACCGAGGAAAGCTGGAACGCGCGCGCTGCGCCTGCCGAACTCGCCGCTCTGTTCGGCGGCTGGGCCGATTACGTCGGCGAGGTGATCGCCGCCATCCCCGGGGATGCGCTCTATCGCTGGGGCCTGTTCGTGCGTGAGCCGCTGGTATCGTGGGTGAAGGGCCGCATCGCGCTGCTTGGCGATGCGGCGCATCCGATGCTGCCCTATATGGGGCAGGGGGCAAGCTCGACGATCGAGGATGCGGTGGTGCTGGGACGATGTTTCGCTGCGGCGGCGGACCCGCTCGAGGCGCTGCGTCTCTACGAAACCGCGCGGATCGAGCGAGCATGCTTCCTCCAGGCCGAAAGCAATGTCGGCGGGGACCGGCTGCAGGCGCTCGATCCCTATGCCCTGCGCGACAACCCGCCCAAGAACGAGGACGCGCTCGGAATCTTCAGCTACGATCCCGCGCGCGTCGAGCTTGCCTAG
- a CDS encoding FAD-binding oxidoreductase — protein MNISAPAPHSEDAPGARALVAGLEALLGTKAVETGEEERRFAVQDLFFEGAMPIAVVSPGSAEQVSELVRWCAKEGVAIAPRGGGMSYTDAFQPRVARSVVLDFSHLARIRSIDPEDGNVTVEAGCTWAALDEALAKVGMRARFWGPMSGGTATIGGSLSQGSVTFGSGEAGASANAVKSFEIVTGTGEVLRTGSDGSAGTGPFNRNFGPDLTGIFANDAGALGIKTAATLEIEPRPERVDGVSFAVDSFEVMADLLREVRLRRLASEIIAMDAEVARQNAGPPDLREDLKALLRIGRSAGSVPAALSRMARIAAAGRRFLDRALYTVHFVVEGRDGPEIRSRLAAIRALAGKAREIVNTVPLATRAAPFPELPVTHPDGRRLLPIHGVIADSRIGAFHRDYVALKHEHAGRMEAAGVTLAEFFAGVAGAGTLYEPVFYWPDSAMLYHRRRTPAYLDGVARDYPENPVGRALVREMVGQIVLLMRAHGATHFQIGRLYPYAETREGEAGRLLRDLKQRLDPHGILNPGALGL, from the coding sequence ATGAACATTTCGGCTCCGGCTCCCCATTCCGAAGACGCGCCCGGCGCGCGCGCCCTCGTCGCAGGCCTCGAAGCGCTTCTCGGCACCAAGGCCGTCGAGACGGGCGAGGAGGAGCGCCGCTTCGCGGTGCAGGACCTGTTCTTCGAAGGCGCGATGCCGATCGCGGTGGTCTCACCCGGCTCGGCGGAGCAGGTGAGCGAACTGGTGCGCTGGTGCGCGAAGGAGGGCGTCGCGATTGCCCCGCGTGGTGGCGGCATGTCCTACACCGATGCCTTCCAGCCGCGCGTGGCGCGTTCGGTGGTGCTCGATTTCTCGCACCTCGCCCGGATCCGCAGCATCGATCCCGAGGACGGCAACGTGACCGTGGAGGCGGGCTGCACCTGGGCGGCGCTCGACGAAGCGCTTGCGAAAGTCGGCATGCGTGCGCGGTTCTGGGGGCCGATGTCGGGCGGCACGGCGACGATAGGCGGTTCGCTCAGCCAGGGATCGGTCACTTTCGGATCGGGCGAGGCGGGCGCTTCAGCCAATGCGGTCAAGAGTTTCGAGATCGTCACCGGCACGGGCGAAGTCCTGCGCACCGGGTCCGACGGCAGCGCGGGAACCGGGCCGTTCAATCGCAATTTCGGCCCCGACCTTACCGGCATCTTCGCCAATGATGCGGGGGCACTGGGCATCAAGACCGCCGCCACGCTCGAGATCGAGCCGCGTCCTGAGCGCGTCGACGGGGTTTCCTTCGCGGTCGACAGCTTCGAAGTCATGGCCGACCTGCTGCGCGAAGTGCGGCTGCGCCGCCTGGCGAGCGAGATCATCGCGATGGATGCCGAGGTTGCACGCCAGAACGCGGGCCCGCCGGACCTCAGGGAGGACCTGAAGGCGCTGCTGCGCATCGGACGTTCGGCAGGAAGCGTGCCGGCGGCGCTGTCGCGGATGGCCCGGATCGCGGCGGCGGGTCGGCGTTTTCTCGATCGCGCGCTCTACACCGTGCATTTCGTGGTCGAGGGGCGGGACGGACCTGAAATACGCAGCCGCCTCGCCGCGATCCGCGCGCTGGCGGGCAAGGCGCGCGAAATCGTCAACACCGTGCCTCTAGCGACCCGCGCCGCGCCCTTTCCCGAACTTCCGGTGACCCATCCTGACGGGCGGCGTCTGCTGCCGATCCACGGCGTCATCGCCGACAGCCGGATTGGTGCGTTCCACCGCGATTATGTCGCGCTGAAACACGAACATGCGGGCCGCATGGAGGCAGCTGGCGTGACGCTGGCCGAATTCTTCGCCGGCGTCGCGGGGGCGGGGACGCTTTACGAGCCGGTGTTCTACTGGCCCGACAGCGCAATGCTCTATCACCGCCGCCGCACGCCTGCTTATCTGGACGGCGTCGCCAGGGATTACCCGGAGAACCCGGTGGGCCGCGCGCTGGTGCGCGAAATGGTCGGCCAGATCGTCCTCCTGATGCGCGCGCATGGCGCGACCCATTTCCAGATCGGCCGGCTTTACCCCTATGCCGAGACGCGCGAGGGCGAGGCAGGGCGGCTGCTGCGCGACCTCAAGCAGCGTCTCGACCCGCACGGCATCCTCAATCCCGGGGCGCTGGGCCTGTGA